The genomic region CTGGGAGGCCAGGGAGAAGACGGTTGCCGAGAACTCCATGAGGTCGATGCGCAGCGTGTTCTCCTCGCGGTCGAAGAAGTTGCGCAACAGGCTGAACCGGTAGAGGGCCTGGCGGATCTCCGCCTGGAACACCACGATCAAGAGCACCAGCAGCACGGTTCCCAGTTCCTGCAGGATCCAGCTGGTCATGAAGAGCCCGAGGTTCTTGGTGATGAAGTAGATCACCCCAAGAAAGAGCAGTCCCAGGACGACCTGGAGCGCCTTGGAGTTCTTGAACCAGCTGTAAAGCTGGTAGACCAGGAAGGTCATGATGAGGATGTCTGCGATGTCCTGGGGCCGGAATTGCGGGAGCAACAGTTTCCTCCTTGAGGAGATGACGCCGGAGAGTGAGCAGCGCCGCCGCCGGTTCTTCACCACCCGTTTTGAAGTGAACCGGAAGAGGCGGGACCGCTTTTTGCTGGCAAGAGGGGGCGCTTTATGTTAAAAATCAAGGCTTGCCAACCCTTTCCACCACGGGAAGAGGTTAAAATTTATAGCATTTCACGCGCCAAAAAGGTAGGAAAATATGTACGCATTGTCGGAAAAGGGTGAACGTATCCGCGCCATGTTCGGGAGCATCGCCCCGCGCTACGATCTTTTGAACAGGCTTCTTTCCCTGGGGATTGACCGCCGCTGGCGCCGCTTCGCGGTAAAGCAGATCGGGGTCAAGGGACCCGGGCGCGTGCTCGACGTCGCCACCGGCACCGGGGACGTGGCGCTGGAAATCGCCTCCCAGACCCCTGCCTCCGTCAGCATCGTCGGCATCGACTTCACCCCCGAGATGATAGATTTGGGGAAGGTGAAGGTTGAGGGATCGCGCCACTCCGGCCGGATCACCCTGCAGGTGGCGCCCTGCGAAGAGATCCCTTTCGAGGACGGGAGCTTCGACGCTGCCACCATATCCTTCGGCATCAGGAACGTGGTGGACCGGATCAAGGGTCTCACCGAGATGCACCGGGTGCTCAAGGAGGAGGGAAAGATCGTCATCCTTGAGTTCTCAACCCCTACTCTCCCCATCTTCAAGGACCTGTACCATTTCTACTTCCTGAAGGTGCTCCCCAAGATCGGCGGCGCCTTCTCCAGGTTCAGCGCCTACCAGTACCTGCCGGATTCCGTCCTGGAGTTTCCTCCAAGGGAGGTGTTCAAGGGGATGATGACACAGGTGGGGTTCAAGGACGTGCGGCACTTCGACCTGACCGGCGGCATCGCCACCGTCTACGTCGGCACGAAGAAGTAAGAATAGATCGAGGTTGAGGTCGAGAGCAGTGCCGCTCGCCTCAACCTTTTTTTTGTTTTTGAAACAGCACCCGCGCAACCGGCGTCTCGAGACAGGCGTCCTCTTCCAGAAGCAGCACCCTCCCGTCGAACGCAGCGAAGATGGTCCCCAACTCTCCGGGTTGCAGCAGGTATTCCTTCCGATGCTCCCCCTGCAGGCTGGGCGCGTCCAGTATCGTCTCCATCAGCACCACTCCTCCCGGCGAAAGAGAGTCGACCAGCGACGGGAGCAACCCCCGCATCAGGAAGTTGAAGTTGAGGATCAGGTCGTAGCTTCCCTGCGGGCGCCAGTCGTCCAAGTCCGCCTCGACAAACCGTACGGAAACCCCTAGATCGGCCGCCCTCCTCCTCCCCCGTTCCAGCCCCACCGGTGAAATGTCAACGCCGCTCACCTCGAACCCCTGCTGCGCCAGGTAGATGCTGTTGCGCCCTTCACCGCAGGCAAGATCCAGCGCCTTCCTCCCCGGGACCAGTGACAGTACCCTCACCAGGGAGTCGGCGAGAAACTTGGAGGGCCCGAGAGAGAAGAAGCGCTCAACCTCGCGGTAACGCCGGTCCCACTTGATGCGATCTCCATCCATAGCCGCCCCTCCCCCCCGACGATTTGATCCTGGAAATCATCCGTACAATCGTGGCGCGCAATTGTCAACCCTTTCCCCCCGCGCTGTGCCCCTCCCCCCCTGTGCGACTTAATCTGTCACCGCCCCGTGGTTTCATGTAGAAAAACGAGGAGGTGCACCATGATCTACCTTACCAACGACGCGCTGGACCAGGCAGTGTATTTCGAGATGAGGGGCAAAGAGGCTCTCCGTAGCCGCAACGGGCTGGACCAGGTCTACTACGGCCTTCTCGGCAACGGAGTCCATGAGGTGGACGTCACCCTGAAAAAAAGACGCGGGAGCGTCGAGGTCGCTTTCGGAAGTAGGAGCGAGCTTTTCAGTTTCGTTGAGGAAGACGAGCTGCGCCAGATGCTCGGCCGCATGGTCCGGGAGAAGACGGTGCACTAAGCTGCAATAACGCAGGAGCTGAGTCTGGTGGCGGCGCAGCTCCTTGGTCGCCCCTGCGCCGGCTCCGTCATGTGGTCGTCGAGGAGAATCTCATGATAAGGTCGGTGTACTGGGCGGGAGTGGCCTGCGCTTTCTTGGCAGCGGCAGGGGGCTTTTCTGTTCCAGAGGCGCGATCCGCTTCAATTCTCTCTCGACAAAGTGAGCCTTTTGCAATATATTCCGGGATACTGTATACAAATTATCCTGCCTTCAGTCCCGGCAGGAGCCGATAGAGCAGATTGTCACCATCATCCCAGCAAAAGGAGAAGAGAATCGATGGCAACTCCAGAGTTCAAGTACCAGGAAGCCTTCCCGCTCGGACCGGACAGCACCAAGTACCGCCTGATCCCGGATTCCAAGCAGTACGTGTCGGTGGCCAGCTTCGAGGGGCAGGAGATCCTCAAGGTGGCGCCCGAGG from Citrifermentans bremense harbors:
- the ubiE gene encoding bifunctional demethylmenaquinone methyltransferase/2-methoxy-6-polyprenyl-1,4-benzoquinol methylase UbiE, translated to MYALSEKGERIRAMFGSIAPRYDLLNRLLSLGIDRRWRRFAVKQIGVKGPGRVLDVATGTGDVALEIASQTPASVSIVGIDFTPEMIDLGKVKVEGSRHSGRITLQVAPCEEIPFEDGSFDAATISFGIRNVVDRIKGLTEMHRVLKEEGKIVILEFSTPTLPIFKDLYHFYFLKVLPKIGGAFSRFSAYQYLPDSVLEFPPREVFKGMMTQVGFKDVRHFDLTGGIATVYVGTKK
- a CDS encoding class I SAM-dependent methyltransferase — translated: MDGDRIKWDRRYREVERFFSLGPSKFLADSLVRVLSLVPGRKALDLACGEGRNSIYLAQQGFEVSGVDISPVGLERGRRRAADLGVSVRFVEADLDDWRPQGSYDLILNFNFLMRGLLPSLVDSLSPGGVVLMETILDAPSLQGEHRKEYLLQPGELGTIFAAFDGRVLLLEEDACLETPVARVLFQKQKKG